Proteins co-encoded in one Actinomadura luteofluorescens genomic window:
- the iolC gene encoding 5-dehydro-2-deoxygluconokinase yields the protein MTFDLITMGRVSVDVYPDQVGTPLEDVESFGKYLGGSPTNVAVAAARYGRRTAVITRTGEDPFGRFIHKALQGYGVDDRFVTAVPGLPTPLAFCEIFPPDDFPLYFYRYPKAPDLEIRPDELDLDAIRSARIVWGTVTGLSQEPSREATLTALGEHPGQTVIDLDYRPMLWDDPSEAPHWAGLALERATVAVGNLEECEVAVGEREPRAAARAILARGPELAIVKMGPEGVLAATADEVVEVPPVKVDVVNGLGAGDAFGGAICHGLLAGWDLRRLVEFAGAAGAIVASRIACSDAMPAQDEVDELLKEPR from the coding sequence ATGACGTTCGACCTCATCACGATGGGGCGGGTCAGCGTCGACGTCTATCCGGACCAGGTGGGCACGCCGCTGGAGGACGTCGAGTCGTTCGGCAAGTACCTCGGGGGCAGCCCGACCAACGTCGCGGTGGCGGCGGCCAGGTACGGCCGCAGGACCGCCGTCATCACGCGCACCGGAGAAGACCCCTTCGGCCGGTTCATCCACAAGGCCCTCCAGGGCTACGGCGTGGACGACCGGTTCGTCACCGCCGTCCCCGGCCTGCCGACACCGCTGGCCTTCTGCGAGATCTTCCCGCCCGACGACTTCCCGCTGTACTTCTACCGCTACCCCAAGGCGCCCGACCTGGAGATCCGTCCGGACGAGCTGGACCTCGACGCGATCCGATCGGCGCGCATCGTCTGGGGCACGGTCACGGGTCTTTCGCAGGAGCCCAGCCGGGAGGCGACCCTCACCGCGCTGGGGGAGCACCCCGGGCAGACCGTCATCGACCTCGACTACCGGCCGATGCTGTGGGACGACCCCTCGGAGGCTCCGCACTGGGCGGGTCTCGCCTTGGAACGGGCAACGGTCGCGGTCGGAAACCTGGAGGAGTGCGAGGTCGCCGTGGGGGAGCGGGAGCCGCGCGCCGCCGCCCGCGCGATCCTGGCGCGCGGCCCGGAACTCGCCATCGTGAAGATGGGGCCGGAAGGCGTCCTCGCTGCGACGGCCGACGAGGTCGTGGAGGTACCGCCGGTCAAGGTGGACGTCGTCAACGGACTCGGCGCCGGGGACGCGTTCGGCGGCGCCATCTGCCACGGCCTCCTCGCCGGATGGGACCTGCGGCGGCTCGTCGAGTTCGCGGGCGCCGCAGGGGCGATCGTCGCGTCCCGCATCGCCTGCTCCGACGCGATGCCTGCACAAGACGAGGTCGACGAACTCCTCAAGGAGCCGCGATGA
- a CDS encoding Gfo/Idh/MocA family protein: MRIGLAGAGRIGARHAAALRELPEVEAVIIADADPGRARDLAARLGGGPPGVTALETVEGLFSAGLDGLVVAAATDAHAALVERAVAARTPVFCEKPLASDMNGTFQVVRAAAGAGVPVQVGFQRRFDAGNAAAREALASGRLGWLHTVRSCSFDPAPPPAEYVPTSGGLFRDCMIHDLDLIRFVTGREVVRVMAVGANRGDDFFREAGDVDTGSALLVLDDGTLGQVSATRYNAAGYDARLELFGSKDSVITGLDDRTPATALPDGDQPRAPYGGFMERFSDAYDAELRAFADVVAGRRANPCPPEEALEAFYLAEACELSMREGRFVDVEEVRR; the protein is encoded by the coding sequence ATGAGGATCGGACTGGCCGGCGCGGGGCGCATTGGTGCGCGCCACGCCGCCGCGTTGCGAGAGTTGCCCGAGGTGGAGGCGGTGATCATCGCGGACGCCGATCCGGGGCGCGCCCGCGATCTCGCCGCGCGCCTGGGCGGGGGACCGCCGGGGGTCACCGCCCTGGAAACCGTGGAGGGGCTCTTCTCCGCCGGCCTGGACGGCCTGGTCGTCGCGGCGGCCACGGACGCGCACGCGGCCCTGGTGGAGCGGGCCGTGGCCGCGCGAACTCCCGTCTTCTGCGAGAAACCGCTTGCGTCCGATATGAATGGAACGTTCCAAGTCGTCCGGGCGGCGGCGGGCGCCGGCGTTCCGGTGCAGGTCGGGTTCCAGCGCCGGTTCGACGCCGGGAACGCGGCGGCGCGCGAGGCGCTCGCCTCCGGGCGGCTCGGCTGGCTGCACACCGTCCGCTCGTGCAGCTTCGACCCGGCGCCGCCGCCGGCCGAGTACGTCCCCACGTCCGGCGGGCTGTTCCGCGACTGCATGATCCACGACCTGGACCTCATCCGGTTCGTCACCGGGCGCGAGGTCGTCCGCGTGATGGCGGTGGGCGCCAACCGCGGCGACGACTTCTTCCGGGAGGCCGGCGACGTCGACACCGGGTCGGCGTTGCTCGTCCTGGACGACGGGACGCTCGGCCAGGTCTCGGCCACCCGCTACAACGCCGCCGGGTACGACGCGCGCCTGGAGCTGTTCGGGTCCAAGGACAGCGTCATCACCGGACTGGACGACCGGACGCCCGCGACCGCGCTCCCCGACGGGGACCAGCCGAGGGCGCCCTACGGCGGGTTCATGGAGCGCTTCTCCGACGCCTACGACGCCGAGTTGCGGGCCTTCGCCGACGTCGTGGCGGGCCGCCGCGCCAACCCGTGCCCGCCGGAAGAGGCGCTGGAGGCGTTCTACCTCGCCGAGGCGTGCGAGCTGTCCATGCGGGAAGGGCGGTTCGTCGACGTCGAGGAGGTACGGCGGTGA
- a CDS encoding ABC transporter permease, with the protein MTQAVAGPPEARPDERLARSSPLRRLLGRPELGALLGAVALFAFFSIVADAFLRAGSFSTVLYAASTFGIMAVGVSLLMIGGEFDLSAGVMVTSSALVAALTAYQFTLNVWAGVAISLVLTLALGMVNGVLYVRTRLPSFIITLATFFMLAGLNLGVTKALTGNVASDSVRDMDGFASARAVFASDVDVLGVNVKVTVFWWLLFTAIATWLLLRTRAGNWIFAVGGAAGSARAVGVPVDRVKIGLFMGVAFCAWFSGMHLVFAFATVQSGEGVGNEFLYIICAVIGGCLLTGGYGSAIGAAIGAFIFGMTNKGIVYAEWNPDWFRFFLGAMLLIATVVNLVVRRRVERSP; encoded by the coding sequence ATGACCCAGGCGGTGGCCGGGCCGCCGGAGGCCCGCCCCGACGAGCGCCTGGCCCGGAGCTCGCCGCTGCGGCGGCTGCTCGGCCGCCCGGAACTCGGCGCGCTGCTCGGCGCGGTGGCGCTGTTCGCGTTCTTCTCGATCGTCGCGGACGCGTTCCTGCGCGCCGGGTCGTTCTCCACCGTGCTGTACGCGGCCTCGACGTTCGGGATCATGGCGGTCGGGGTGTCGCTGCTCATGATCGGCGGCGAGTTCGACCTGTCCGCCGGGGTGATGGTGACGTCCTCGGCGCTGGTCGCCGCGCTGACCGCCTACCAGTTCACGCTGAACGTGTGGGCGGGCGTGGCGATCTCGCTGGTGCTGACGCTGGCGCTCGGCATGGTGAACGGCGTCCTGTACGTCCGGACGCGGCTGCCGAGCTTCATCATCACGCTCGCGACGTTCTTCATGCTCGCGGGCCTGAACCTCGGCGTGACGAAGGCGCTCACCGGCAACGTCGCCAGCGACTCGGTCCGCGACATGGACGGGTTCGCCTCCGCCCGCGCGGTCTTCGCCTCCGACGTGGACGTGCTCGGCGTCAACGTCAAGGTCACGGTGTTCTGGTGGCTGCTGTTCACGGCGATCGCCACCTGGCTCCTGCTGCGCACCCGCGCCGGCAACTGGATCTTCGCGGTGGGCGGGGCCGCCGGCAGCGCCCGCGCGGTCGGCGTGCCCGTCGACCGCGTGAAGATCGGCCTGTTCATGGGCGTGGCGTTCTGCGCCTGGTTCTCCGGGATGCACCTGGTGTTCGCGTTCGCGACCGTCCAGTCGGGGGAGGGCGTCGGCAACGAGTTCCTCTACATCATCTGCGCGGTCATCGGCGGGTGCCTGCTCACCGGCGGCTACGGGTCGGCGATCGGCGCGGCGATCGGCGCGTTCATCTTCGGCATGACGAACAAGGGGATCGTGTACGCCGAGTGGAACCCCGACTGGTTCCGGTTCTTCCTCGGCGCGATGCTGCTGATCGCGACCGTGGTCAACCTGGTCGTGCGGCGCAGAGTGGAGCGGTCGCCATGA
- a CDS encoding VanZ family protein, whose amino-acid sequence MALRVTVVIVALGFLGVFFYFAFKLTLTPVDDNGQAGGNTDPGRSLRFYMDQPTKDAILQIGGNVVLLAPLGVLLPLVWTTLRGPVRLALVSGMLSLAIETVQGTFVMGRAFDVDDVILNVAGVVLAYLLIGRKLSLKLRGR is encoded by the coding sequence GTGGCTCTGCGCGTGACGGTCGTCATCGTCGCGCTGGGTTTCCTCGGCGTATTCTTTTACTTCGCGTTCAAGCTGACGCTGACGCCCGTCGATGACAACGGGCAGGCGGGCGGGAACACCGATCCGGGCCGGTCGCTCCGGTTCTACATGGACCAGCCGACCAAGGACGCGATCCTCCAGATCGGCGGCAACGTGGTGCTCCTGGCGCCGCTCGGAGTGCTGCTGCCCCTGGTCTGGACGACCCTGCGGGGCCCCGTGCGGCTGGCCCTGGTGAGCGGCATGCTCTCGCTGGCCATCGAGACCGTCCAGGGCACGTTCGTGATGGGACGGGCCTTCGACGTCGACGACGTCATCCTCAACGTCGCCGGTGTCGTGCTCGCCTACCTGCTCATCGGGCGCAAGCTCTCCCTGAAGCTCCGCGGCCGTTAA
- a CDS encoding sugar ABC transporter substrate-binding protein, whose protein sequence is MRGVFARGTSRGLAVLAAAGLLALSACSSSGGKKSEDTPEGAGPRLKIAMVTHSGAGDTFWDIVQKGAKAAAAKDNVEFLYSADPDGGKQAQLVQAALDKKVDGIIVTLAKPDAMKDVLARAAAAKVPVVTINSGAEESAKLGAVAHFGQDESIAGEAAGTELAKIGAKKALCVVHEQGNVGLEDRCAGAKKTFGGDLQNLFVQGTNMPEVKSSLTAKLQADKGIDGILTLGAPFAATAVDAVKETGSKAEIGTFDLNKDLIASIKSGAIAFAVDQQPYLQGYGAVDELWLLKNNGNVLGGGRPVLTGPAIVTEQNAGQLEAFANRGTR, encoded by the coding sequence ATGAGAGGCGTTTTCGCGCGTGGGACGTCCAGGGGCCTCGCGGTGCTGGCCGCCGCGGGACTGCTGGCGCTGAGCGCCTGCAGCAGCTCGGGCGGCAAGAAGTCCGAGGACACCCCGGAGGGCGCCGGCCCCCGGTTGAAGATCGCGATGGTCACGCACTCCGGCGCGGGCGACACCTTCTGGGACATCGTCCAGAAGGGCGCGAAGGCCGCCGCCGCCAAGGACAACGTCGAGTTCCTCTACTCCGCCGACCCGGACGGCGGCAAGCAGGCCCAGCTCGTCCAGGCCGCGCTCGACAAGAAGGTCGACGGCATCATCGTCACCCTCGCCAAGCCGGACGCGATGAAGGACGTGCTGGCCCGGGCCGCGGCCGCGAAGGTGCCGGTCGTGACGATCAACTCCGGCGCCGAGGAGTCGGCGAAGCTCGGCGCGGTCGCGCACTTCGGGCAGGACGAGTCGATCGCCGGTGAGGCGGCCGGCACGGAGCTGGCGAAGATCGGCGCCAAGAAGGCGCTGTGCGTCGTGCACGAGCAGGGCAACGTCGGCCTGGAGGACCGCTGCGCCGGCGCGAAGAAGACGTTCGGCGGCGACCTGCAGAACCTGTTCGTCCAGGGCACGAACATGCCGGAGGTGAAGTCGTCCCTCACGGCCAAGCTCCAGGCCGACAAGGGCATCGACGGGATCCTGACGCTCGGCGCCCCGTTCGCCGCGACCGCCGTCGACGCGGTCAAGGAGACCGGGAGCAAGGCCGAGATCGGCACGTTCGACCTGAACAAGGACCTCATCGCCTCGATCAAGTCGGGCGCGATCGCGTTCGCCGTCGACCAGCAGCCCTACCTGCAGGGCTACGGCGCCGTCGACGAGCTGTGGCTGCTGAAGAACAACGGCAACGTGCTCGGCGGCGGGCGCCCCGTGCTGACCGGGCCCGCGATCGTGACCGAGCAGAACGCGGGACAGCTGGAGGCGTTCGCGAACCGGGGGACGCGATGA
- the iolB gene encoding 5-deoxy-glucuronate isomerase — MKHHLPAGTAAEAPYELVVTPESAGWAYSGLRILELPEGGVHTFDTGEFETIVLPLAGSCAVECDGERFELEGREDVFARVSDFAYVPRDAQVTVRGRGRFALAGARCERRLVPRYGPAETVPVELRGAGSASRQVNNFGTPEGFPFAEKLIACEVLTPAGCWSSFPPHKHDEQRPGESVLEEIYYFEVARDGMAYQRVYGSPGRPIDVLAEVRSGDAVLIPHGWHGPSMAPPGHDLYYLNVMAGPSPERAWRICDDPEHAWIRDTWEGQAVDPRLPLTSPEGRS, encoded by the coding sequence ATGAAACACCATCTCCCCGCCGGAACCGCTGCGGAAGCCCCGTACGAGCTTGTCGTGACGCCCGAGTCGGCCGGCTGGGCGTACTCGGGGCTGCGCATCCTGGAGCTGCCGGAAGGCGGGGTGCACACGTTCGACACCGGTGAGTTCGAGACGATCGTGTTGCCGCTGGCGGGGTCGTGCGCGGTGGAGTGCGACGGCGAGCGGTTCGAGCTGGAGGGGCGCGAGGACGTCTTCGCCCGGGTCAGCGATTTCGCCTACGTCCCGCGGGACGCCCAGGTGACGGTTCGGGGCCGCGGGCGGTTCGCGCTCGCGGGTGCCAGGTGCGAGCGGCGGCTGGTACCCCGCTACGGGCCGGCGGAGACGGTTCCGGTGGAGCTGCGGGGCGCGGGGTCGGCGAGCCGGCAGGTGAACAACTTCGGGACGCCGGAGGGGTTCCCGTTCGCCGAGAAGCTGATCGCGTGCGAGGTGCTGACGCCGGCGGGGTGCTGGTCGTCGTTCCCGCCGCACAAGCATGACGAGCAGAGGCCCGGCGAGTCGGTCCTGGAGGAGATCTACTACTTCGAGGTCGCCCGGGACGGCATGGCCTACCAGCGCGTCTACGGGTCGCCGGGACGTCCGATCGACGTGCTGGCGGAGGTCCGCAGCGGCGACGCCGTGCTGATCCCGCACGGCTGGCACGGTCCGTCGATGGCGCCGCCGGGGCACGACCTGTACTACCTGAACGTGATGGCCGGGCCGTCCCCGGAGCGCGCGTGGCGCATCTGCGACGACCCGGAGCACGCCTGGATCCGCGACACCTGGGAGGGGCAGGCAGTGGACCCCCGGCTGCCCCTGACCTCGCCGGAGGGACGCTCGTGA
- a CDS encoding nitroreductase family deazaflavin-dependent oxidoreductase: MRIFVTGASGFVGSHAVRALLAAGHRPRALVRDPGRAAKVLRAVGVDPRDVELVPGDMLDEDAVAEAMRGCDAAVHAAAAIGVTGGAGDLVEVNVRGTRNVVGGAVAQGLAPVVHVSTIAVFVPPSGPVITAGDALASPRTDYGRSKLAAERYVRGLQEDGAPVTIVYPGAVCGPNQPALDALMEGLAAALGKVWPLPGGGVSVIDVRDLGEALARSVEARQGPSRWVLGGHYLTWPQYADLCDRLTGVRCRRVRVPSRAMLALGSVLDAAKRVRRFDYPLTRDAAEFMVTLVPTDDRPILDALGLTLRPVEETVADGLRWLAESGHLNPRRAGRLAAKEAPMPTLVQRTFGPVFHRVSGAEWFSKVGPKVVPPVDRTLHRLTGGRLLLGQLLVPSLVLTTTGAVSGLPRQTPLACLPDREGGWYVVGSNFGREKHPAWTGNLLKNPDAQVSFQGRTTPVTARLLDDVERKEVWPRLTAVWPVYDRYVERAERQLRVFRLTPR, translated from the coding sequence ATGCGGATCTTCGTCACCGGCGCCTCCGGGTTCGTCGGGTCCCACGCCGTCCGCGCCCTGCTCGCCGCCGGGCACCGGCCGCGCGCGCTGGTCCGCGACCCGGGCCGGGCGGCGAAGGTCCTGCGCGCGGTCGGCGTCGACCCCCGGGACGTCGAACTCGTCCCCGGCGACATGCTGGACGAGGACGCGGTCGCCGAGGCGATGCGCGGCTGCGACGCCGCCGTCCACGCCGCCGCGGCGATCGGGGTGACCGGGGGCGCCGGCGACCTGGTGGAGGTGAACGTCCGCGGCACCCGCAACGTCGTCGGCGGCGCCGTCGCGCAGGGCCTGGCCCCGGTGGTCCACGTGTCGACGATCGCGGTGTTCGTCCCGCCGTCCGGCCCGGTCATCACCGCGGGGGACGCCCTGGCGAGCCCCCGCACCGACTACGGCAGGTCCAAGCTGGCGGCCGAACGCTACGTGCGCGGCCTCCAGGAGGACGGCGCGCCGGTCACCATCGTCTACCCCGGCGCCGTGTGCGGCCCGAACCAGCCGGCGCTGGACGCGCTGATGGAGGGCCTCGCCGCGGCGCTCGGCAAGGTGTGGCCGCTTCCGGGCGGGGGCGTCTCGGTCATCGACGTCCGCGACCTCGGCGAGGCGCTGGCACGTTCCGTCGAGGCGCGACAGGGCCCGAGCCGCTGGGTGCTCGGCGGCCACTACCTGACCTGGCCGCAGTACGCCGACCTGTGCGACCGCCTCACCGGCGTCAGGTGCCGCCGCGTCCGCGTGCCCAGCCGCGCGATGCTCGCGCTCGGCTCCGTCCTCGACGCGGCCAAGCGCGTCCGCCGCTTCGACTACCCGCTCACCCGCGACGCCGCCGAGTTCATGGTGACGCTGGTGCCGACCGACGACCGCCCCATCCTGGACGCGCTCGGCCTCACGCTGCGTCCCGTCGAGGAGACCGTCGCCGACGGCCTGCGCTGGCTGGCCGAGAGCGGCCATCTGAACCCGCGCCGGGCCGGACGGCTCGCCGCCAAGGAGGCCCCCATGCCGACTCTCGTCCAGCGCACCTTCGGACCGGTCTTCCACCGGGTCTCGGGCGCCGAATGGTTCTCCAAGGTGGGGCCCAAGGTCGTCCCGCCCGTCGACCGGACGTTGCACCGGCTCACCGGCGGGCGGCTCCTGCTCGGCCAGCTCCTCGTGCCGAGCCTCGTCCTGACGACGACCGGCGCCGTCAGCGGCCTCCCGCGGCAGACGCCGCTCGCGTGCCTGCCCGATCGGGAGGGCGGCTGGTACGTCGTCGGCTCCAACTTCGGCCGGGAGAAGCACCCCGCCTGGACGGGGAACCTTCTGAAGAATCCCGACGCGCAGGTCAGCTTCCAGGGCCGCACGACCCCCGTCACCGCACGCCTCCTGGACGACGTCGAGCGCAAGGAGGTCTGGCCTCGCCTCACCGCCGTCTGGCCCGTCTACGACCGTTACGTGGAGCGCGCCGAGCGGCAGCTCAGAGTCTTCCGCCTGACCCCCCGTTAA
- a CDS encoding TIM barrel protein: MRIAGAPISWGVCEVPGWGHQMEPDRVLAEMRDLGLAATELGPDGFLPRATQERDELLTSFGLGLVGAFVPVVLHDPAFDPLPVVEQALDDIDGVLVLAAATGVDGYDERPVLDAKAWAALLANLDAIAAQAADRGKLATLHPHVGTVVERRAEVERVLGGCGIPLCLDTGHLLVGGTDPVWLARFAAPRIAHVHLKDVDVGLAQQVLKGDITYTSAVRDGLYRPLGDGDVDIPDIIRSLEVAGYDGWWVMEQDTVLTGEPAQGAGPCGDVRRSLDYLAGVAR, translated from the coding sequence GTGAGGATCGCCGGCGCGCCGATCTCGTGGGGCGTGTGCGAGGTGCCCGGCTGGGGCCACCAGATGGAGCCGGACCGGGTGCTCGCCGAGATGCGCGACCTCGGCCTCGCCGCCACGGAACTGGGACCGGACGGCTTCCTTCCCAGAGCCACACAAGAGCGGGACGAGTTGCTGACCTCTTTCGGGCTGGGTCTTGTAGGGGCGTTCGTGCCTGTCGTCCTGCACGACCCCGCGTTCGACCCATTGCCCGTCGTCGAACAGGCGTTGGACGACATCGATGGCGTCCTCGTACTGGCCGCCGCAACGGGAGTCGACGGATACGACGAGCGTCCCGTCCTTGACGCCAAGGCGTGGGCGGCGCTGCTCGCGAACCTTGACGCGATCGCCGCACAGGCCGCCGACCGCGGGAAGCTCGCCACCCTGCACCCTCACGTCGGGACGGTCGTTGAGCGGCGCGCCGAAGTCGAACGCGTGCTCGGCGGATGCGGCATCCCGCTCTGCCTCGACACAGGGCACCTACTGGTCGGGGGAACCGATCCGGTGTGGCTGGCACGTTTCGCGGCGCCGCGCATAGCGCATGTCCATCTGAAGGACGTGGACGTGGGCCTTGCCCAACAGGTACTCAAGGGAGACATCACGTACACGAGCGCGGTGCGCGACGGTCTGTACAGGCCGCTAGGGGACGGCGACGTCGACATCCCCGACATCATTCGCTCCCTGGAGGTCGCCGGTTACGACGGCTGGTGGGTGATGGAGCAGGACACCGTGCTGACCGGCGAGCCCGCGCAGGGTGCCGGACCGTGCGGCGACGTCCGCAGGAGCCTCGACTACCTCGCCGGGGTGGCCCGATGA
- a CDS encoding ATP-binding cassette domain-containing protein: MTDAKGAPLIRLSGVGKNYGNVIALRDVDLEASAGEVTCVLGDNGAGKSTLIKVVAGLHRHDTGTYEVRGEEVSFASPRDALDRGIATVYQDLAVVPLMPVWRNFFLGSEVRGRFGRMDAGSMRATTQREMAAMGIDLRDVDQPIGTLSGGERQCVAIARAVHFGAEALVLDEPTAALGVKQAGVVLRYIVRARERGLAVVFITHNPHHAYPVGDRFLILNRGRGIGHHTKEEITREELTGLMAGGGELEELAHELDAAGSSGAAAQLAKEAESLGLTDD, translated from the coding sequence ATGACGGACGCGAAGGGGGCGCCGCTCATCAGGCTCAGCGGCGTCGGCAAGAACTACGGCAACGTCATCGCGCTGCGCGACGTCGACCTGGAGGCGTCCGCGGGCGAGGTCACCTGCGTCCTCGGCGACAACGGGGCGGGCAAGTCCACGCTCATCAAGGTCGTCGCCGGGCTGCACCGCCACGACACCGGCACCTACGAGGTGCGGGGCGAGGAGGTGAGCTTCGCTTCGCCGCGCGACGCGCTCGACCGCGGCATCGCGACCGTCTACCAGGACCTCGCGGTCGTCCCGCTCATGCCCGTCTGGCGGAACTTCTTCCTCGGCTCGGAGGTGCGGGGGCGCTTCGGGCGCATGGACGCCGGCTCCATGCGCGCGACCACCCAGCGCGAGATGGCCGCGATGGGCATCGACCTGCGCGACGTCGACCAGCCCATCGGGACCCTGTCGGGCGGCGAGCGGCAGTGCGTGGCCATCGCCCGCGCCGTCCACTTCGGCGCCGAGGCCCTCGTCCTGGACGAGCCCACCGCCGCCCTCGGCGTCAAGCAGGCCGGGGTGGTGCTGCGCTACATCGTGCGGGCGCGCGAGCGGGGCCTCGCGGTCGTCTTCATCACCCACAACCCGCACCACGCCTACCCGGTCGGCGACCGCTTCCTGATCCTGAACCGGGGGCGCGGCATCGGCCACCACACCAAGGAGGAGATCACCCGCGAGGAGCTCACCGGCCTGATGGCGGGCGGCGGCGAGCTGGAGGAGCTCGCCCACGAACTCGACGCGGCGGGCTCGTCCGGGGCCGCCGCGCAGCTGGCGAAGGAGGCCGAGAGCCTCGGCCTCACCGACGACTGA
- the iolD gene encoding 3D-(3,5/4)-trihydroxycyclohexane-1,2-dione acylhydrolase (decyclizing): MRLTVAQALVRFLSVQYSERDGVERRFFAGCFGIFGHGNVAGMGQALLEHGGELPYLMARNEQAMVHAAAGFARMSDRLSALACTTSIGPGATNMVTGAALATVNRLPVLLLPGDVFATRAANPVLQELEDARSYDVSVNDCFRPVSRYWDRINRAEQLPGALLAAMRVLTDPAETGAVTLALPQDVQAEAFDWPEELFARRVWRVGRPVPEPAALEEASALLGGAERPLIVAGGGVIYSGATDELRALAERTGIPVAETQAGKGALAWDHPSSVGAVGATGTTAANALARQADVVVGIGTRYSDFTTASHSLFADPGVRFVNINVARADAVKLGGVSVVADAREGIRALHAALDGYSVPQAYRDDARALTAEWNTKVDLACAPRNGERLTQAEVIGAVNEISGPRDVVVCAAGSMPGDLHKLWRARDPKGYHVEYGYSCMGYEIAGGLGVKMAAPDREVFVMVGDGSYLMMAQELTTAVAEGIKLVVVLVQNHGYASIGNLSESVGAQRFGTRHRLRTPTGLDGDPIPVDLAANAASLGADVIRATTATDLRDALQQARKSPRTTVVHIETDPLASTPDSAAWWDVPVAEVSALDSTREARARYERDKRTRRHHL, translated from the coding sequence GTGAGACTCACCGTGGCTCAGGCCCTGGTCCGCTTCCTCTCCGTGCAGTACAGCGAGCGGGATGGTGTGGAGCGGCGGTTCTTCGCGGGCTGTTTCGGGATTTTCGGGCATGGCAATGTGGCCGGGATGGGGCAGGCGCTGCTGGAGCACGGCGGTGAGCTGCCGTATTTGATGGCGCGTAATGAGCAGGCGATGGTGCATGCGGCTGCTGGGTTCGCGCGGATGAGTGATCGGTTGTCGGCGTTGGCGTGCACGACGTCGATCGGGCCGGGTGCGACGAACATGGTGACGGGTGCGGCGCTGGCGACGGTGAACCGGTTGCCGGTGCTGCTGCTGCCGGGTGACGTCTTCGCGACGCGTGCGGCCAATCCGGTGTTGCAGGAGTTGGAGGACGCCCGCTCGTATGACGTGTCGGTGAACGACTGCTTCAGGCCGGTGTCGAGGTACTGGGATCGGATCAATCGTGCCGAGCAGTTGCCGGGGGCGTTGCTGGCGGCGATGCGGGTGCTGACCGATCCGGCCGAGACGGGTGCGGTGACGTTGGCGTTGCCGCAGGATGTGCAGGCCGAGGCGTTCGATTGGCCGGAGGAGTTGTTCGCGCGGCGGGTGTGGCGGGTCGGGCGTCCGGTGCCCGAGCCGGCGGCGTTGGAGGAGGCGTCGGCGCTGTTGGGCGGGGCGGAGCGTCCGTTGATCGTGGCGGGCGGCGGGGTCATCTATTCGGGGGCCACCGACGAGTTGCGCGCCCTGGCCGAGCGGACGGGGATCCCGGTCGCTGAGACCCAGGCGGGCAAGGGTGCGCTGGCGTGGGATCACCCATCGTCGGTGGGTGCGGTCGGCGCGACGGGGACCACGGCGGCCAACGCGCTGGCGCGCCAGGCCGATGTGGTGGTGGGGATCGGTACCCGCTACAGCGACTTCACCACCGCCTCCCATAGCTTGTTCGCCGATCCTGGGGTGCGGTTCGTCAACATCAATGTCGCCCGCGCTGACGCGGTCAAGCTCGGGGGAGTGTCGGTGGTGGCCGACGCCCGCGAGGGCATCCGTGCCCTGCACGCGGCGCTGGACGGTTACAGCGTCCCGCAGGCCTACCGGGATGATGCCCGGGCGCTGACGGCCGAGTGGAACACCAAGGTCGACCTGGCCTGCGCGCCCCGGAACGGGGAGCGGCTCACCCAGGCCGAGGTGATCGGGGCGGTCAACGAGATCAGCGGGCCGCGGGACGTGGTGGTGTGCGCGGCCGGGTCGATGCCCGGGGACCTGCACAAGCTGTGGCGGGCCCGCGATCCCAAGGGCTACCACGTCGAGTACGGCTACTCGTGCATGGGATATGAGATCGCCGGGGGTCTGGGCGTGAAGATGGCCGCGCCCGACCGGGAGGTGTTCGTCATGGTCGGCGACGGCTCCTATCTGATGATGGCCCAGGAACTCACCACCGCCGTCGCCGAAGGGATCAAACTCGTCGTCGTCCTGGTCCAGAACCACGGCTACGCCTCCATCGGCAACCTGTCCGAAAGCGTCGGCGCGCAGCGCTTCGGCACCCGCCACCGCCTGCGCACCCCCACCGGCCTGGACGGCGACCCCATCCCGGTCGACCTCGCCGCCAACGCCGCCAGCCTCGGCGCCGACGTCATCCGCGCCACGACGGCCACCGACCTGCGGGACGCTCTCCAGCAGGCGCGCAAATCCCCGAGGACCACGGTCGTCCACATCGAGACGGACCCCTTGGCAAGCACCCCCGACAGTGCGGCATGGTGGGACGTCCCGGTCGCGGAGGTGTCGGCGCTGGACTCCACCCGGGAGGCCCGCGCCCGCTATGAGCGGGATAAGCGCACGCGCCGTCATCATCTGTGA